One Verrucomicrobiota bacterium DNA window includes the following coding sequences:
- a CDS encoding MotA/TolQ/ExbB proton channel family protein, whose amino-acid sequence MAQFPSNIKNEQRPVLLAWAQQDIENRLGFKGGRYTDVNHLLAFLMGALLSGILYGLVIFVFSHIAWLAPVTTIYMRPSNQFAVIPATLFLFWGSSILILKNIKLKFQRRALTLSAVPVEPEFVLNETTAATVLARVHALVDHPRHFVLLNRIDRALSNFRNIGQVNDVSAILRAQAENDEDQVASSYTIVNGLVWAVPVLGFIGTVLGLSLGIGRFTETLQAGGDITMIRNSLQGVTSGLATAFEATLVALTFTLILQLGITFQQKREMTFLDECNDYCHLHIVSKLRLADRKPAPLETNTPESKS is encoded by the coding sequence ATGGCGCAATTTCCCAGCAATATAAAAAACGAACAACGCCCGGTCTTGCTTGCCTGGGCTCAACAGGATATTGAAAATCGGCTTGGCTTCAAAGGCGGACGTTACACGGATGTCAACCACCTGTTGGCCTTTCTGATGGGTGCTCTGTTGTCAGGCATCCTCTATGGTTTGGTGATTTTTGTCTTCAGCCATATTGCGTGGCTCGCTCCGGTAACAACCATCTATATGCGTCCCAGCAACCAGTTTGCCGTCATTCCAGCCACCCTCTTCCTGTTCTGGGGAAGTTCAATTCTCATTCTGAAAAATATTAAACTGAAGTTTCAACGTCGGGCGTTGACGCTCTCAGCCGTGCCCGTTGAACCAGAGTTCGTGCTAAACGAAACGACAGCCGCCACGGTCTTGGCTAGGGTTCATGCTCTGGTTGACCATCCTCGTCATTTTGTCCTGCTAAACCGGATTGATCGCGCTTTGTCCAATTTCAGGAACATAGGCCAGGTTAACGATGTTTCCGCCATTCTCCGCGCGCAGGCGGAAAATGATGAGGACCAAGTCGCTTCAAGCTATACGATTGTAAACGGGTTGGTTTGGGCCGTTCCAGTGCTTGGATTCATCGGAACCGTTCTCGGTTTAAGTCTAGGCATCGGACGTTTTACGGAAACCCTTCAGGCAGGTGGTGACATAACAATGATACGTAATTCGCTTCAAGGCGTCACAAGTGGTCTTGCCACGGCGTTCGAGGCCACACTGGTCGCATTGACCTTTACATTGATCCTGCAATTGGGCATTACGTTTCAGCAAAAGCGGGAGATGACCTTTCTCGATGAATGCAATGATTACTGTCATTTGCACATTGTATCCAAACTCCGTTTGGCCGATCGCAAACCAGCACCATTGGAAACCAATACTCCAGAATCCAAATCATGA